tgtaaaagaaaactaaacttgagattaaatcttaattattgaTGTTTGTTTTTCCCTATTTTCTACATTATTCGCTACAACTTGGATATGATATCAAACATGTAAACATATGAGCGGGACGATAATGGTGGTATGACGTTTATTGTTCTTTCTTATTCTTggcaaaatttgaatttttgttgaaatgcGCTTCTACATAAGTAGTTTTGGTGAAGGAAAAGTAAATTTCAGATCTTTTTAGCAAGTAACAGTTATGAGCAGTAAGGTAATGTTTGTAGTGATGATCGATGTTTTATTGTTCATTCTAATTCAATTTTAGCGGTTTCTTAGCAATTTTTTAGtccaaattgaattgatttgctGCATAAGTAGTATTGGTTAAAAGAAAAGTAGATTTCagtaaaacttaattatatatttttttttcttatttttctatgtTATTCATAACAACTTGGATATGATGGCAAAGTAAAAGGTATGAGCAGGAAGATAATGTTGGTAGTGATGATTAATGTGAGGTTATGGGATTGGCTTGAATGGGAGAGGGCCCTAGTTCTTTGTTTGAGTGATGACATCGTGACTGTCGCAACCTCTCCTACAAAGAATTGTGCTATTGCATTGGGTTGAAATAAAAGGCGTGGGTTGCATTCTAGTATTGAATGCTAACCTAGACTTCTCCCGACATTGGCTTATATATTCCCATGCTTTACACATCTATCACCTCCCACCATGCTTCGTGCACTGATCAAACCTGCATGCTGATCCTAAATTTTCCTCATATGTTGCACAAACAAAATGGTGTGAAAGAAAAACgattttgttgaattaaaagaaaaattacaacaaaGAAGGGTCCCAATCTACCAAGTGTTCTAGTTGGAAACTGATCTGCAGAGGTCCTCTGTATACAATTTTTATCCgaaaatgttgaaattatttaaACACAAAGGAGTAGGGAAGGGGCATTCAACATTTTGGGGATAATAATTGTATTCAAAGGAGCTTTACATATCAGTTTCCAGGTGAAGCACCTAGTAGATTTAGACTGttcttataaaatataatttcatttttatttaacaccAATTTGTTTGTCCTAACATTAGTTTTGATTTCTGATTTCATTGTAGGATGGATACTTTTCTAACTTACGGTATATTCAGCCCTCTCTGTCTGTGCATAGATATACTGCAACtggttataataataattctggAGAAGACttctctgattttttttttttaatttttattattgagatTGGAGTAAATGTGCTCTGTTTATTGAAgctgaaatgataaaaaaaatttgacctAGGTTCACTTGAAATATCAATTTCATTATGGTTTAAGAGCCTTAGAAATTCACACTATAACCATCatcttattattttcttttgtaatgaAATTATGTGTTAATCTTTTTCCTATTCATTGTTTGAAAATGAAACATAACAGATTTGGAGTATACCCGTTTCTCTATAAATAGGAAGTTTGCTGTTTCAAATATTGTGGGATCTCTTCTATGTTAGGTTTTTGTTATTAAGTCAATCCCTAAGGTAATGAAAAGAGTTTTGTTCACAAATTTCACCTTCATGCCGGATGATTCATCACTAGCtatgaaatttgatttcattttagattaatcttctattatattcttttaaaaacatttaatttcttcattgtcAGGTTGACAATATTGGTGGGTGTTGGAAGAGTAATAAGTTTTTACCTACTATAAAAGACAATGGAGACCTAAAGAAGACCTTGAAGaagtttcaatattttcattgagATGCTTCTAATGTTACATCTGTTGAGTTTTGCAAGAACAAGTTCATGTAAGAACCCTTCCTGGCCAATCTTCATCCTATTTTTCTTGGTATTGTTGTCATCGGGAATGACTTTGGTTCACTTTTGAAATCAGCTCAAATCTTTGCTTCCATTGTATTGTCTTGAATGTGATTTTATCTTTTCACTAAATTGTTATGAAATAAGGTGTCTTGTAAGTGATATATTGTTAGAAAACACAGATGATAGGGACCTTATTATCAGCCACCATTAGAGCTTATAGtaaagcaaaattcatcaaattccAAAAACTGACATAAGAAAATTCACATAGATTACCAACTAAATTGCATTTCAAAGCAAACGTAAGATCGTTTATTTCTTTCGAAAGCATTTCAATAAATCTAGGAGTGAATACTAAAATCCTCAAATTTTGCTTCTCTTGAGGTTGCAGATGTGGTGATTCTATGGTACATACATGCTTGTACAATTTATATTATACCCTATGATGCAAGCAACGCCTTGATTTTTTGTAGCAATTTGGATGCTTTGTGCTCATCTTCCCCTTCAACTGGAGATGCCCATTCCTGGTAAAGATGAAGACTGCCTGTGAAGTCTGTGAAAAGTCCATCGACCCCAATCTTGTTCAACCAGTAGTCATACTCTTGATATGGATCTTGGTTAAAGTTGAAGTGTAAGAACAAGTTTTCATTCCGGTAAGTGTATGGGTGCACCTgcattttgaattatattgatGAACAAAGGGCTAAATGTAACGGAAACAGTTATCGAATCATGGTTAAACACATTATGCTACCATAAGAATGCAAATATTCAAGTGAAGATCCAAAAGATGCGACTTAAccttgaaaattttagattatgaTGAAAATCTGCAACCTAGAATTTACAGAAAAATTCACCTGTAAGTCACGGGCATGTGCTTTGGTGACAAGATCGGTTGGAGTCTGCAAATAATTGTTTACCACTGGAACTATGGTATCCTTCCATGGTCCGATGCCAACGACATATTCTTTAATATAATCAAGATAAGAATCGGAAGTGATTTCCCAGTATGTCTGCAAATCACATGGACAATCTTCCGTCAGATATTTACAGTTTAATCTAATTCAGAAGGAAAACAAGACGGCATATACAACAAACTAGACAACAGAGATGGTTAGTTCGTGTCATAGAATTCTTCAAATTACAATACCGATTGATCCAACCATCTCATTTACATATAGATAATTGCATAATTTGTCGACCTTTTCAGAAAAAAACTTTCAGATACACATCATACAAAATCTAGCTTCATTATGTGAAACAGGTGACTCGAAGCTATGTTGGTCTATGACAAACCTGTTTAGTGTCTTGAGTTTGAACTGTGATATCATCAATCAAGAAGATTTTGGGCAAGTCTGTCAGATTCGATACATACACAAGTGAGGTTGGAGCAAAGGATTGGATAAATGCAGGTTGCTTCAACCATTCTTTCGACATATATGAACCATGGTATCCGTACTTCTTAAGTGTCTCCACAAACTTGTCCTCAAATCTCTTACCATTGGGCCATTTCACCTATTAGCAGTGAACAATTTCTAAAAGTTAATTCAACAATGAGAAAACTATATGcatatacttttgaatatacagatgatgtgttatcatgtgattggataattttaaattaaatataaaataacatctaatcagataatgatatattatttgaatacttatttgtgtactaaaaatgtgtgtacataacattgttcattTAGTAGATATTCGAAAGTTATTCACTCCATACAAATATCTTTGCAAGGTTTTTGGGTGAAAGATAGGAAAGAGTAGCAAATGATGTATCTCTTAAACTCAATATAATTTGAAGCAATCACACTTTGCCTGGACAACTATTTTCTGTGACagcttgaagaagaaaattactCACATGCTGATTGATAAATACTGGATCTTTTATCTCTGGGTATATTCCAACAACTCTTGATGCATCTAGAGCAATTGAAATGTACTCTTCAAACGTAATAATTTGAAATCTTCCTGAGcaatacacacaaaaaatacaGTTAATTATCGTTATTTTTTCCCTAAGTCAATAAATTTCTTGTATACTTTTAAGAAGAGTTTCGAGCGTATAATATTGTCTTGAAGAGTTGTAGCATAGAATGTTTAAACGGACTTTATGATTACAAAGCAGTAAACCCACGGTAATTAGCTTctgaaaaataacttttcaagACTGAAATTAATTGTCTCTGACTGAATAATAAGGAAATGCAAATTA
This sequence is a window from Mangifera indica cultivar Alphonso chromosome 20, CATAS_Mindica_2.1, whole genome shotgun sequence. Protein-coding genes within it:
- the LOC123204548 gene encoding glycerophosphodiester phosphodiesterase GDPD6-like — translated: MEINMVNLEGTKVRTEGKAMGLSLTGSGFRPLFFLMLVIGCTARPLYPLPSKVNKGERQPLQTSRPYNIAHRGSNGEFPEETAAAYLRAIEEGADFIETDILSSKDGVLICMHDVYLDDTTNIANHTEFANRKTTYEVEEVNITGFFVVDFTLQELKTLRVNQRYKFRDQQYNGRFQIITFEEYISIALDASRVVGIYPEIKDPVFINQHVKWPNGKRFEDKFVETLKKYGYHGSYMSKEWLKQPAFIQSFAPTSLVYVSNLTDLPKIFLIDDITVQTQDTKQTYWEITSDSYLDYIKEYVVGIGPWKDTIVPVVNNYLQTPTDLVTKAHARDLQVHPYTYRNENLFLHFNFNQDPYQEYDYWLNKIGVDGLFTDFTGSLHLYQEWASPVEGEDEHKASKLLQKIKALLAS